Proteins from a single region of Crassaminicella profunda:
- a CDS encoding M24 family metallopeptidase, translating to MQLHRRLCKLREILKGKNLDAAIIYKPENRRYMSGFTGTSGYALITMHEAFFITDFRYVDQAKEQCKEYEIIKHTNERSIYSIINELNLSNLGFEEDFITYHQYMEFSKKLDHIELILLDGVISSLRKIKYEEEINYIKQAANIADEAFLHICNYMRPGITEKDVALELETFMKKEGASSTSFDTIVASGIRSSLPHGVASNKLLEKGDFVTLDFGCIYNGYCSDMTRTIVLGKANDQQKEIYHIVLEAQQKALQCIKPGITGMEADKIARDMIIARGYGENFGHGLGHGVGLEIHEEPSLSPIGKEILQVGMIVTDEPGIYIPDFGGVRIEDLLMITESGNKVLSKSPKNLIEI from the coding sequence ATTCAATTGCATCGTCGACTATGTAAATTAAGAGAGATTTTAAAGGGAAAAAATTTAGATGCTGCAATCATTTACAAACCTGAGAATAGAAGATATATGAGTGGATTTACTGGAACAAGTGGGTATGCTTTAATTACTATGCATGAAGCTTTCTTTATTACAGATTTTAGGTATGTAGATCAGGCGAAAGAACAATGTAAAGAATATGAGATTATAAAGCATACAAATGAACGCAGTATTTATTCCATCATCAATGAGTTGAACTTAAGTAACTTAGGTTTTGAAGAAGATTTTATTACTTATCATCAGTATATGGAATTTAGTAAAAAACTAGATCATATAGAATTAATTCTTCTTGATGGAGTTATCAGCTCTTTGCGAAAAATTAAATATGAAGAGGAAATCAATTACATAAAGCAAGCTGCAAATATTGCTGATGAAGCTTTTTTACATATTTGTAACTATATGAGACCTGGTATTACTGAAAAAGATGTGGCGTTAGAATTAGAAACCTTTATGAAAAAAGAAGGGGCTAGCAGTACATCCTTTGATACGATTGTTGCTTCTGGTATACGCTCATCTCTGCCGCATGGTGTAGCTTCTAATAAACTATTAGAAAAGGGAGATTTTGTGACCCTTGATTTTGGGTGTATATACAATGGATATTGTTCTGATATGACAAGAACAATTGTCCTTGGAAAAGCCAATGATCAACAAAAAGAAATTTATCATATTGTACTAGAGGCACAGCAAAAAGCATTACAATGTATAAAACCTGGCATTACAGGAATGGAAGCTGATAAAATAGCAAGAGATATGATTATAGCCAGAGGATATGGTGAAAACTTTGGTCATGGATTAGGTCATGGAGTGGGTCTTGAAATTCATGAAGAACCAAGCTTGTCTCCTATTGGAAAAGAAATTTTGCAAGTAGGCATGATTGTTACCGATGAACCTGGTATTTATATACCTGATTTTGGAGGCGTAAGGATTGAAGATTTATTAATGATCACTGAAAGTGGAAATAAGGTTTTATCTAAATCGCCAAAAAACTTAATTGAGATTTAA
- a CDS encoding PilN domain-containing protein, whose protein sequence is MRDFNFFEPYLSKNKKITNKKYLIPIGVFIVIIFFIIIPIVNLINIKKTEEEVVSASNIINSSKDYIKVQEVEDKSRKIQEMKHKIQMLQDLEAGMNEKDIINDFLIYTIRDMVPNDLFFKMITIDPEIVEIQGIAKNKMAIAELKYNLENVKYFQDIFIPAISGDDGSYTFTLTFTIKDVTTNDNN, encoded by the coding sequence ATGAGAGATTTCAACTTTTTTGAGCCCTATTTATCAAAAAATAAAAAAATAACTAATAAAAAATACTTAATTCCTATAGGTGTATTTATTGTAATTATCTTTTTTATCATCATACCTATTGTAAATTTAATAAATATAAAAAAAACTGAAGAAGAAGTAGTATCAGCAAGTAATATAATAAATTCATCTAAAGATTATATAAAAGTACAAGAAGTAGAGGATAAATCACGAAAAATTCAAGAAATGAAGCATAAAATTCAAATGCTACAAGATTTGGAAGCGGGCATGAATGAAAAAGATATAATTAACGATTTTTTAATCTATACAATTAGAGATATGGTGCCTAATGATTTATTTTTTAAAATGATTACTATAGATCCTGAAATAGTAGAAATACAGGGAATAGCAAAAAATAAAATGGCAATTGCTGAGCTTAAATACAATCTAGAAAATGTAAAATATTTTCAAGATATATTTATTCCTGCAATTTCAGGAGATGATGGAAGTTATACTTTTACGCTCACTTTTACTATTAAGGATGTGACAACAAATGACAATAACTAA
- a CDS encoding pilus assembly FimT family protein: MNILKKILNFKKANIAKGFTLIEILLVLSLMSIFSLMSISINKKLYNTILLETTVNKVKSALLLAQNLSIAETNFYCFEYINSTNIIRVRQRVVGGKVIFKEKLNSKICIEPSYFNDVIYNPEGNTQYHAFYLVHKNNKKKIKIQTMVGTGRIKISKTY, from the coding sequence ATGAATATATTAAAAAAAATCTTAAATTTTAAAAAAGCTAATATAGCAAAAGGTTTTACTCTTATAGAAATACTGTTGGTATTATCCCTTATGAGCATATTTTCATTGATGTCTATCTCTATCAATAAAAAATTATATAATACAATATTATTAGAAACAACAGTCAATAAAGTGAAAAGTGCTTTACTGCTTGCTCAAAATTTAAGCATTGCAGAAACAAATTTTTATTGTTTTGAGTATATAAATAGCACTAATATTATTAGAGTCCGACAAAGAGTGGTTGGTGGAAAAGTCATATTTAAAGAAAAATTAAATAGTAAAATTTGCATTGAACCATCCTATTTTAATGATGTTATTTATAATCCTGAAGGAAACACACAGTATCATGCATTCTATTTAGTTCATAAAAATAATAAAAAAAAAATAAAAATTCAAACCATGGTGGGTACGGGAAGAATAAAAATTTCAAAAACATATTAA
- a CDS encoding pilus assembly FimT family protein codes for MKIRIGKNGFTLIEILITVVLLEIIAITTTTILFQLNKINIKTSKTYEINQVAHSYMEEIKCNHLTIDDKNYSIEELQNKEINFFKDQYQIILTVSNDSYNGLYNVILQIKDKNNNICILESYINFLEETCYDELSIEEKDLNQ; via the coding sequence ATGAAAATACGAATAGGTAAAAATGGTTTTACCTTAATAGAGATTTTAATTACAGTCGTATTATTAGAGATTATTGCAATCACTACTACAACTATTTTATTTCAGCTAAATAAAATAAATATAAAAACTTCAAAAACCTATGAAATCAACCAAGTAGCACACAGCTATATGGAAGAAATAAAGTGTAATCATCTAACAATAGATGATAAAAACTATTCGATTGAAGAACTTCAAAATAAAGAAATAAATTTTTTTAAGGATCAGTACCAAATAATATTAACGGTTAGTAATGATTCTTATAATGGTCTTTATAACGTGATTTTACAAATAAAAGATAAGAACAATAATATTTGCATATTAGAAAGCTATATCAATTTTTTAGAGGAAACTTGTTATGATGAACTTTCAATAGAAGAAAAGGATTTAAACCAGTAG
- a CDS encoding PilW family protein → MLSHKRKYNSLLKTNLKNTKGVTLIELLVVLALLGMILSLGYSLNFFGIHTFTKGSIQANVQQKVRLAADFITKEIRYATNLKIIDPSQPIPPKDDIEEDLYYIFINGNTIEHRYKGNSRIITDSIQTLSFERAIEESTKKTIDNILNFEIVGSDKKQTYNMKSEALIINLPKNNKILNENEDKPSIAICYKKTLPIESNPNEQWGDYVLVTNYLKIGGSSNINALDTTSFINGNYTSTGSSYIDASEIYIHDNIKMTGSTRLGKSDNSNSIYVNGDIKLEGTSKIYENLYYTGKIKFPKSWSNGPGNKIDNIDFPDISIPPLKSDSWYSDRGFTSNATTKDTMKYFGDSYTFKSWNSPWNDIFSDVIIVSKKDIKLSGSTRASGILFAPNGKVTITGSASFDGIIIAKEIHLSGSASIKYKPCALNDLPF, encoded by the coding sequence GTGCTTAGCCATAAGAGAAAATATAATTCTTTATTAAAAACCAATTTAAAAAATACAAAAGGTGTCACCCTTATAGAGCTCTTAGTTGTTCTTGCTCTTTTAGGAATGATTTTATCTTTAGGATATTCTTTGAATTTTTTTGGAATTCATACTTTTACGAAAGGGTCAATACAAGCTAATGTACAGCAAAAGGTTCGTTTAGCTGCTGATTTTATTACAAAAGAGATACGCTATGCAACAAATTTAAAGATAATTGATCCTTCTCAACCTATCCCCCCAAAAGATGATATTGAAGAGGATTTATACTATATTTTTATTAATGGAAATACAATAGAACATCGATATAAAGGAAACTCAAGAATTATTACAGATTCAATCCAAACACTATCATTTGAAAGAGCTATAGAAGAAAGCACAAAAAAAACTATAGATAATATTTTAAATTTTGAGATTGTTGGTAGTGATAAAAAACAAACTTATAACATGAAATCTGAAGCATTAATTATAAATTTACCTAAAAATAATAAAATCTTAAATGAAAATGAAGATAAACCTAGTATTGCTATATGCTATAAAAAAACATTGCCTATTGAATCGAATCCGAACGAACAATGGGGAGATTATGTATTAGTGACAAATTATTTAAAAATAGGTGGCAGTTCTAATATTAATGCACTTGATACTACATCTTTCATTAACGGAAATTATACTTCTACTGGATCAAGTTATATTGATGCTAGCGAAATATATATCCATGATAATATTAAGATGACTGGAAGTACAAGATTAGGTAAATCTGATAATTCTAATTCAATTTATGTTAACGGAGATATTAAATTAGAAGGCACTTCGAAAATTTATGAAAATTTATATTATACTGGAAAAATAAAATTTCCTAAGTCTTGGAGCAATGGGCCAGGAAATAAAATTGACAATATAGATTTTCCAGATATCTCAATACCTCCATTAAAATCTGATTCATGGTATTCAGATAGAGGTTTTACCTCAAACGCTACTACTAAAGATACTATGAAATATTTTGGAGATTCATATACTTTCAAATCATGGAATTCTCCATGGAATGATATATTTTCAGATGTAATTATAGTCAGTAAAAAAGATATAAAGTTAAGTGGAAGTACTCGCGCTAGTGGAATATTATTTGCACCTAATGGAAAAGTAACTATTACTGGAAGTGCATCGTTTGATGGAATTATTATTGCAAAAGAAATTCATTTAAGTGGAAGTGCTTCTATAAAATATAAACCATGTGCTTTAAATGATCTCCCATTTTAA
- a CDS encoding LysM peptidoglycan-binding domain-containing protein: MTITKFRKIPILFLITGILGYGYFHFIINPQISKFKDLKENIKKYQSEIQKNKIIVASKDKVDKEFENINKDIIPIKKSFFSSLEQEQIIILLNEILDHTMLQVSSIDFSEFRKEQIKEYTLDAITVKLPFEGNYDALLNFMKKIREYKKKIIVKGLRIENNESGQLIGNIFLDFYSLPNDKDDTYLTEYFNKDELGKENPFAPFDGFVENPFDELTDNNQQISSTETLPKRVLLNGFEKATTFFVGSPKKVIGKITRDTNSVQGKYSTRLEYDFLRGRLHSIGNVVYEGKKVLITKQAENIGLWVYAFEKSHHSIGIILKDTKGKIYKIPLANEIDWLKWKSIEAVLPIEIAYPAEVQRIYVESVEFDNKTKGVLLFDKLEITYPNVLPYKTNKQIAKNTTPNENKEIPQNTNALSYTVLAGDTIFSIADKFYHDYTKRHFITEYNNLKDSSSIYVGQVLYIPNATTTANNQVAQEDKKENISQNSEASPYEIQPKDTIFSISKKFYNDYSKRHLIMEYNQIQDPNDIKIGQIIYIPKLQ; encoded by the coding sequence ATGACAATAACTAAATTTCGAAAAATACCTATTTTATTTTTAATTACAGGAATATTAGGCTATGGTTATTTTCATTTTATCATCAATCCACAAATATCAAAATTCAAGGACTTAAAAGAAAATATAAAAAAATATCAGTCAGAAATTCAAAAAAATAAAATAATTGTTGCTTCTAAAGATAAAGTAGATAAGGAATTTGAAAATATAAATAAAGATATAATTCCTATTAAAAAAAGTTTTTTTTCATCACTAGAACAGGAACAAATTATTATATTGTTAAATGAAATATTAGATCATACAATGCTACAAGTTTCTTCTATCGACTTTTCTGAATTTAGAAAGGAACAAATTAAAGAATATACACTAGATGCTATAACAGTAAAACTTCCATTTGAAGGTAATTACGACGCCTTGTTAAATTTCATGAAGAAAATTAGAGAATATAAAAAAAAGATTATTGTTAAAGGTTTACGAATTGAAAACAATGAAAGTGGACAGTTAATTGGAAACATTTTTTTAGATTTTTATAGTTTGCCAAACGATAAGGATGATACCTACTTAACGGAATATTTTAATAAGGATGAACTGGGTAAGGAAAATCCATTTGCTCCTTTTGATGGATTTGTTGAAAATCCCTTTGATGAGCTAACAGATAATAATCAACAAATATCTTCAACAGAAACATTACCTAAAAGAGTATTGTTAAATGGATTTGAAAAAGCAACTACTTTTTTTGTGGGTTCCCCTAAAAAAGTAATTGGAAAGATTACTAGAGATACAAATAGCGTCCAGGGAAAATATTCTACAAGATTAGAATATGATTTTTTAAGAGGAAGACTCCATAGTATAGGAAATGTCGTTTATGAAGGAAAAAAAGTATTAATAACAAAACAGGCAGAAAATATAGGCCTATGGGTATATGCTTTTGAGAAGAGTCATCATAGCATTGGAATTATATTAAAAGATACAAAAGGAAAAATATATAAAATTCCTTTAGCAAATGAAATAGATTGGTTAAAATGGAAGTCTATCGAGGCAGTACTTCCTATCGAAATAGCATATCCAGCTGAAGTACAACGAATTTATGTTGAAAGCGTAGAGTTTGATAACAAAACTAAAGGAGTACTTTTATTTGATAAATTAGAGATCACTTATCCTAATGTATTGCCCTATAAAACAAATAAACAAATAGCTAAAAATACAACTCCTAATGAAAATAAAGAAATACCCCAAAACACGAATGCTCTCTCATATACAGTTTTGGCAGGGGACACTATTTTTAGCATTGCTGATAAATTTTATCACGATTATACAAAACGTCATTTTATTACGGAATATAATAATCTTAAAGATAGTAGCAGTATTTATGTGGGACAAGTTTTATATATTCCAAATGCAACCACAACTGCTAATAACCAAGTAGCTCAAGAGGATAAGAAAGAAAACATTTCTCAAAATTCAGAAGCATCTCCATATGAGATACAACCTAAAGACACTATTTTTAGCATTAGTAAAAAATTTTATAATGATTATTCTAAAAGACATCTGATTATGGAATATAATCAGATTCAAGATCCAAACGATATTAAAATAGGACAAATTATATATATTCCTAAGTTACAATAA
- a CDS encoding prepilin peptidase gives MYLFILVLGLLIGSFLNVCIWRIPRRESIVYPGSHCPKCNTTLKPMDLIPVFSFLVYRGKCRYCDVKISMQYPIIELMHAMIYLFLYYRYGYSLEFMEYALLSSLIIVISFIDIDHQIIPDGLIWLGFVFAFIFNIHSFFVNFTNLYNSVLGLLIGGGFFLLIALITNGGMGGGDIKLMGMLGFWLRWKWILLIMFLSFVIGAFISVCLIITKQKGRKDMIPFGPFIGFATLMTVYYGNDIIYYYITYFYNIG, from the coding sequence ATGTATCTTTTTATTCTAGTGCTAGGATTACTAATAGGTTCTTTTCTTAATGTATGTATTTGGAGGATACCACGTAGAGAATCTATTGTGTATCCAGGGTCTCATTGTCCCAAATGCAATACTACTTTAAAACCAATGGATTTGATACCAGTTTTTAGTTTTTTAGTTTATAGGGGAAAATGTAGATATTGTGATGTGAAAATATCTATGCAATATCCTATTATAGAACTTATGCATGCAATGATTTATTTATTTTTATATTATAGATATGGATATTCTTTAGAATTTATGGAATACGCATTGTTGTCTAGTTTAATCATTGTAATTAGCTTTATTGACATAGATCATCAGATTATTCCAGATGGATTGATTTGGTTGGGGTTTGTTTTTGCATTTATATTTAATATTCATTCATTTTTCGTGAATTTTACAAATCTATACAACAGTGTGTTAGGTTTATTAATTGGAGGTGGATTTTTTTTATTGATTGCCCTAATAACAAATGGTGGTATGGGTGGAGGAGATATTAAATTAATGGGTATGCTAGGATTTTGGTTAAGGTGGAAATGGATTCTTTTGATAATGTTTTTATCTTTTGTAATTGGAGCATTTATTTCTGTATGCTTGATCATTACAAAACAAAAAGGGAGAAAAGACATGATTCCATTTGGACCATTTATTGGCTTTGCTACATTAATGACAGTTTATTATGGAAATGATATAATATATTATTATATTACTTATTTTTACAATATTGGCTAA
- the pilM gene encoding type IV pilus assembly protein PilM, with the protein MFSKNILSIDIGTYNIKMVVGKYINNTVIINDAISLHTPPNAIQDGQIIDISKLKHAINKVLKEQDFKVKKVIFTLESTSIITRELFLPYVKSQSFEQMLEYEIQQQFPMALEEYVIQYKKLEVLQEEDLKKIRVLAAALPKTIVQNYLELAKQLNLKPFALDSHSNAISKLFDKNVKINEKTNTEIVLLDKDKPYKDSQTIAILDLGYENINMNIIDNGISQFSRLLKVGGKDIDINIANVLDISLDKAEKEKKNNQNEIIKDIIRTSVDGWIEEIQRIFKFYTSRKPVNKIDKIYLLGGHANLIGISQYINDYFNIPVEKIEKISTIKIENSKINFNINLYLNASGAIIRK; encoded by the coding sequence TTGTTTTCCAAAAATATTTTATCGATTGATATAGGGACTTATAATATAAAAATGGTAGTTGGAAAATATATAAATAATACGGTTATTATTAATGATGCTATATCTTTACATACTCCACCTAATGCTATTCAAGATGGTCAAATTATTGATATATCAAAATTAAAACATGCCATAAACAAGGTTCTAAAAGAACAAGATTTCAAAGTGAAAAAAGTTATTTTCACATTAGAAAGCACGTCTATCATAACACGTGAATTATTTCTTCCTTATGTAAAATCTCAGAGTTTTGAACAAATGCTAGAATATGAAATACAACAACAGTTTCCTATGGCGTTAGAAGAATATGTAATACAATATAAAAAATTAGAAGTTCTACAAGAGGAGGATTTAAAAAAAATACGTGTATTAGCTGCAGCACTTCCTAAAACAATTGTACAAAACTATTTAGAACTTGCAAAACAATTAAATCTCAAACCTTTTGCTTTAGATAGTCATTCTAATGCTATTTCTAAGCTATTTGACAAAAATGTAAAAATAAACGAGAAAACAAATACAGAAATTGTTCTTTTAGATAAAGACAAACCTTATAAAGATTCTCAAACCATTGCAATATTAGATTTAGGTTATGAAAATATCAATATGAATATTATAGATAATGGAATTTCTCAATTTAGTCGACTTTTGAAGGTCGGTGGTAAAGATATTGATATAAATATTGCAAATGTATTGGATATTTCTTTAGATAAGGCAGAAAAAGAGAAAAAAAACAATCAAAATGAAATAATAAAAGATATTATTAGAACCTCTGTTGATGGATGGATAGAGGAAATACAACGAATATTTAAATTTTATACCAGCAGAAAACCAGTGAATAAAATTGATAAAATATATCTTTTAGGTGGACATGCTAATCTAATAGGCATTTCTCAATATATTAACGACTATTTTAACATACCTGTAGAGAAAATAGAAAAAATAAGCACTATAAAAATAGAAAATTCAAAAATCAATTTTAATATAAATCTTTATCTAAATGCAAGTGGAGCAATTATAAGAAAATAA
- a CDS encoding S-layer homology domain-containing protein, producing MKKIFLFCMIFLTIWTIPSIGVSQRNDDKDVKKAYEDGQKFGAVAGELSGKKDLVNNRKNNWEKAFREEEKNLYDEYDLDDETGTYRINFKKGFEEAFEKEYERGYRNSETSLDSEKSAEEIGLENGKFFGAMLGESHGRKDFYAGKTNDYRRNMPSDEIIRKEYSLSKDSKEYSDNFVLGYKKAYEEKYTYVFRVSNVDNKKITKEDGLDNGKEIGEKMGKAYGNIDYEENKVNNWRHAILSDLEIMHKYNLLKEVPEYRTGFIAGFKDGFKIGYTDAFQQANMNIAKGNVNYVKVSMQGEIIVSDDQNVTLSIEAGTFYRETFFSLAKINLPSNYPHESYEAVTNMYEIKVENNLSFINTKKPMILQFKYYGSETGGIYKLVNNEWLYLNSVIDKNTISTKIPATHYSGGIYAVFIDDHYTELTDVHSNWAGEEIYSFMRRNYVSGYPNNTFRPENHVSRAEFVTLLGRVNKWNSSITNLKQKEFNDAESFGVFKNDIINAVGRGYIQGYPDNTFRPNKSISYQEIEWIIQKIPGNETFKWDDIAEKMFYEKYTRSKSRFGKNKCITRAEVVYMLYVLQQEKRL from the coding sequence TTGAAAAAGATATTCCTATTTTGTATGATATTTTTAACCATATGGACAATTCCAAGTATCGGTGTTTCTCAAAGGAATGATGATAAAGATGTTAAGAAAGCTTATGAAGATGGACAAAAATTTGGAGCAGTGGCTGGAGAATTATCCGGAAAAAAAGATTTAGTAAATAACCGTAAAAATAACTGGGAAAAAGCTTTTAGAGAAGAGGAAAAGAATCTTTATGATGAATATGATTTAGATGATGAAACAGGTACTTATAGAATAAACTTTAAAAAAGGTTTTGAAGAAGCATTTGAAAAAGAATACGAAAGGGGATATAGAAATTCAGAAACAAGTTTGGATAGTGAAAAGTCTGCAGAGGAAATAGGATTAGAAAATGGAAAATTCTTTGGTGCGATGCTTGGAGAATCTCACGGAAGAAAAGACTTTTATGCTGGAAAAACAAACGATTATAGAAGGAATATGCCGTCAGATGAAATAATTAGAAAAGAATATTCTTTAAGTAAAGATTCTAAAGAATATAGTGATAACTTTGTATTAGGATATAAAAAGGCCTATGAAGAAAAGTATACTTATGTATTTAGAGTTTCTAATGTAGATAATAAAAAAATCACAAAAGAAGATGGTCTTGATAATGGAAAAGAAATTGGAGAAAAAATGGGGAAAGCTTATGGAAATATTGATTATGAAGAAAATAAAGTAAATAACTGGAGACATGCTATACTCTCAGATCTAGAAATTATGCATAAATATAATTTACTAAAAGAAGTACCTGAATATAGGACTGGTTTTATAGCAGGATTTAAAGATGGTTTTAAAATAGGTTATACGGATGCTTTTCAACAAGCTAACATGAATATTGCAAAAGGGAATGTTAATTATGTTAAAGTATCTATGCAAGGTGAAATAATTGTTAGTGATGATCAAAATGTAACACTATCTATTGAAGCAGGTACTTTTTATAGAGAAACTTTTTTCTCCCTAGCAAAAATAAATTTGCCTTCAAATTATCCACATGAATCTTATGAAGCTGTAACGAATATGTATGAAATAAAAGTTGAAAATAATTTAAGCTTTATAAATACCAAAAAACCAATGATTCTCCAATTTAAATATTATGGATCTGAAACAGGTGGCATTTATAAATTAGTTAATAATGAATGGTTGTATTTGAATAGTGTAATAGATAAAAATACTATTTCTACTAAAATTCCAGCTACACATTACAGTGGAGGTATATATGCTGTCTTTATTGATGACCATTATACTGAATTAACAGATGTGCATAGCAATTGGGCAGGAGAAGAGATTTATTCATTTATGAGAAGAAACTATGTATCAGGATATCCTAATAATACTTTTAGACCTGAAAATCATGTAAGTAGAGCAGAATTCGTGACGTTATTAGGTCGGGTAAATAAGTGGAATAGTTCAATTACTAATTTAAAGCAAAAAGAATTTAACGATGCAGAGAGCTTTGGCGTTTTTAAAAATGATATTATTAATGCTGTAGGTAGAGGATATATTCAAGGGTATCCAGATAATACTTTTCGACCAAATAAATCTATAAGTTATCAAGAAATCGAATGGATTATTCAAAAAATCCCAGGAAACGAAACATTTAAATGGGATGATATTGCAGAAAAGATGTTCTATGAAAAATATACACGATCAAAAAGTCGATTTGGAAAGAATAAGTGTATTACAAGAGCAGAGGTTGTTTATATGTTATATGTGTTGCAACAAGAAAAAAGATTATAA
- a CDS encoding PilW family protein — protein MKKYNNQKGFTFIEVFVSTALFSIIMVVFMSYFLFCIKNCNNQIERLNTKENLRYALTYIERSIKICNQKNITYNEIIKRFEGKDQENYKAFIDLSGKIQYENHVLIYFYKNKGQLRTNKNYEHNVLVEGIKKIDVTEVIKNKLIEIEIFGNVGESVKARFKIND, from the coding sequence TTGAAAAAATACAATAATCAAAAAGGATTTACATTTATTGAGGTTTTTGTATCTACAGCATTATTTTCAATAATTATGGTTGTTTTTATGTCTTATTTTTTGTTTTGCATAAAAAATTGCAATAACCAGATTGAGAGATTAAATACTAAGGAAAATCTTCGCTATGCTTTAACTTATATAGAAAGAAGTATTAAAATATGTAATCAAAAAAACATCACTTATAATGAAATTATAAAAAGATTTGAGGGAAAAGATCAGGAAAATTATAAAGCTTTTATTGATTTAAGTGGAAAAATTCAGTATGAAAATCATGTTTTAATATATTTTTATAAAAATAAAGGGCAATTGAGAACAAATAAAAATTATGAACATAATGTTTTGGTAGAGGGGATAAAGAAAATTGATGTAACAGAAGTAATCAAAAATAAGTTGATAGAAATAGAAATATTTGGAAACGTGGGTGAGTCTGTAAAGGCAAGATTTAAAATAAATGATTAG
- a CDS encoding type IV pilus modification PilV family protein, protein MKILSDKKGFTLIEIIISLAILGIIVVSFTTTFTSSFSGIFSSGKKSQALHQAQIQMDRKINSVTTGSDTLNIKFLGISQITVLGKKEIVNVEYKDHNVSLTTFIPNR, encoded by the coding sequence ATGAAAATATTATCTGATAAAAAAGGATTTACATTGATTGAGATAATCATTTCGTTAGCAATATTAGGAATAATTGTTGTTAGTTTTACTACTACTTTTACAAGTAGCTTTTCAGGTATTTTCTCTTCAGGTAAAAAAAGCCAAGCATTACATCAAGCCCAAATTCAAATGGATCGTAAAATTAATTCAGTTACTACAGGGAGCGATACTTTAAATATAAAATTTTTAGGTATATCCCAAATTACTGTTTTAGGAAAAAAAGAGATAGTAAATGTAGAATATAAAGACCATAATGTATCTTTAACTACATTCATCCCAAATAGATAA